A region of Mesoplodon densirostris isolate mMesDen1 chromosome 11, mMesDen1 primary haplotype, whole genome shotgun sequence DNA encodes the following proteins:
- the NABP2 gene encoding SOSS complex subunit B1, whose translation MTTETFVKDIKPGLKNLNLIFIVLETGRVTKTKDGHEVRTCKVADKTGSINISVWDDVGNLIQPGDIIRLTKGYASVFKGCLTLYTGRGGDLQKIGEFCMVYSEVPNFSEPNPEYSAQQAPNKTVQNDSSPTAPQPTTGPPATSPASESQNGNGLSTPPGPGGGPHPPHTPPHPPTPRITRSQPNHTPAGPPGPSSSPVSNGKETRRSSKR comes from the exons ATGACGACGGAGACCTTCGTGAAGGATATCAAGCCCGGGCTCAAGAATCTGAACCTCATCTTCATTGTGCTGGAGACAG GCCGAGTGACCAAGACAAAGGACGGGCACGAGGTTCGGACCTGCAAAGTGGCAGACAAAACTGGCAGCATCAATATCTCCGTCTGGGACGACGTGGGCAACCTGATCCAGCCTGGGGATATTATCCGGCTCACCAAAGG GTACGCTTCAGTGTTCAAAGGTTGTCTGACATTGTACACTGGCCGTGGGGGTGATCTTCAGAAGATTGGAGA ATTCTGTATGGTTTATTCTGAGGTTCCTAACTTCAGTGAGCCAAATCCAGAATACAGCGCCCAGCAGGCACCCAACAAGACG GTGCAGAACGACAGCAGCCCTACGGCTCCCCAGCCTACCACCGGACCCCCTGCCACTTCTCCAG CCTCTGAGAGCCAGAACGGGAATGGACTGAGCACCCCACCAGGTCCTGGTGGTGGCCCACACCCCCCTcacactcccccccacccccccaccccccgaattACCCGAAGCCAGCCCAACCACACGCCTGCCGGCCCTCCTGGCCCCTCCAGCAGCCCTGTCAGTAATGGCAAAGAAACCCGGAGGAGCAGCAAGAGATAG
- the RNF41 gene encoding E3 ubiquitin-protein ligase NRDP1 isoform X1, with the protein MGYDVTRFQGDVDEDLICPICSGVLEEPVQAPHCEHAFCNACITQWFSQQQTCPVDRSVVTVAHLRPVPRIMRNMLSKLQIACDNAVFGCSAIVRLDNLMSHLSDCEHNPKRPVTCEQGCGLEMPKDELPNHNCIKHLRSVVQQQQTRIAELEKTSAEHKHQLAEQKRDIQLLKAYMRAIRSVNPNLQSLEETIEYNEILEWVNSLQPARVTRWGGMISTPDAVLQAVIKRSLVESGCPASIVNELIENAHERSWPQGLATLETRQMNRRYYENYVAKRIPGKQAVVVMACENQHMGDDMVQEPGLVMIFAHGVEEI; encoded by the exons ATGGGGTATGATGTAACCCGTTTCCAGGGGGATGTTGACGAAGACCTTATCTGTCCTATTTGCAGTGGAGTCTTGGAGGAGCCAGTCCAG GCGCCTCACTGCGAGCATGCTTTCTGCAACGCCTGCATCACCCAGTGGTTCTCTCAGCAGCAGACGTGTCCGGTGGACCGGAGTGTTGTGACGGTCGCCCACCTGCGCCCAGTACCTCGGATCATGCGGAACATGTTGTCAAAGCTGCAGATCGCCTGCGACAACGCTGTGTTTGGCTGCAGTGCTATTGTCCGGCTTGACAACCTCATGTCTCACCTCAGTGACTGTGAGCACAACCCAAAACGGCCTGTGACCTGTGAACAGGGCTGTGG CCTGGAGATGCCCAAAGATGAGCTGCCAAACCACAACTGCATTAAGCACCTGCGCTCAGTGGTACAGCAGCAGCAGACACGAATTGCAGAGCTGGAAAAGACCTCAGCAGAACACAAACACCAGCTGGCAGAGCAG AAACGAGACATCCAGCTGCTCAAGGCGTACATGCGTGCAATTCGCAGTGTCAACCCCAACCTTCAGAGCCTGGAGGAGACGATTGAATACAACGAGATCCTAGA GTGGGTGAACTCCCTGCAGCCAGCACGGGTGACCCGCTGGGGAGGGATGATCTCCACCCCAGATGCTGTACTCCAGGCTGTAATCAAGCGCTCCCTGGTGGAGAGTGGCTGTCCTGCGTCTATTGTCAACGAGCTGATCGAAAATGCCCATGAGCGTAGCTGGCCCCAGGGTCTGGCCACACTAGAGACAAGACAGATGAACCGGCGTTACTATGAGAACTACGTGGCCAAGCGCATCCCTGGCAAGCAGGCTGTTGTCGTGATGGCCTGTGAGAACCAGCACATGGGTGATGACATGGTGCAGGAGCCAGGGCTTGTCATGATATTTGCGCACGGCGTGGAAGAGATATAG
- the RNF41 gene encoding E3 ubiquitin-protein ligase NRDP1 isoform X2 — protein sequence MRNMLSKLQIACDNAVFGCSAIVRLDNLMSHLSDCEHNPKRPVTCEQGCGLEMPKDELPNHNCIKHLRSVVQQQQTRIAELEKTSAEHKHQLAEQKRDIQLLKAYMRAIRSVNPNLQSLEETIEYNEILEWVNSLQPARVTRWGGMISTPDAVLQAVIKRSLVESGCPASIVNELIENAHERSWPQGLATLETRQMNRRYYENYVAKRIPGKQAVVVMACENQHMGDDMVQEPGLVMIFAHGVEEI from the exons ATGCGGAACATGTTGTCAAAGCTGCAGATCGCCTGCGACAACGCTGTGTTTGGCTGCAGTGCTATTGTCCGGCTTGACAACCTCATGTCTCACCTCAGTGACTGTGAGCACAACCCAAAACGGCCTGTGACCTGTGAACAGGGCTGTGG CCTGGAGATGCCCAAAGATGAGCTGCCAAACCACAACTGCATTAAGCACCTGCGCTCAGTGGTACAGCAGCAGCAGACACGAATTGCAGAGCTGGAAAAGACCTCAGCAGAACACAAACACCAGCTGGCAGAGCAG AAACGAGACATCCAGCTGCTCAAGGCGTACATGCGTGCAATTCGCAGTGTCAACCCCAACCTTCAGAGCCTGGAGGAGACGATTGAATACAACGAGATCCTAGA GTGGGTGAACTCCCTGCAGCCAGCACGGGTGACCCGCTGGGGAGGGATGATCTCCACCCCAGATGCTGTACTCCAGGCTGTAATCAAGCGCTCCCTGGTGGAGAGTGGCTGTCCTGCGTCTATTGTCAACGAGCTGATCGAAAATGCCCATGAGCGTAGCTGGCCCCAGGGTCTGGCCACACTAGAGACAAGACAGATGAACCGGCGTTACTATGAGAACTACGTGGCCAAGCGCATCCCTGGCAAGCAGGCTGTTGTCGTGATGGCCTGTGAGAACCAGCACATGGGTGATGACATGGTGCAGGAGCCAGGGCTTGTCATGATATTTGCGCACGGCGTGGAAGAGATATAG